A stretch of the Apteryx mantelli isolate bAptMan1 chromosome 3, bAptMan1.hap1, whole genome shotgun sequence genome encodes the following:
- the LOC106481985 gene encoding interleukin-17F-like, with amino-acid sequence MAFASYAAMLRSLLLVLVLALTVRSLPHGRAVHPRLSKDGGFEKLSEDCLSQKDLKFPTTVKVDIRISNSDPVFRMVHDVRNRSLAPWDYRLDEDPNRFPQVIADAECRHSSCVSPQGQEDHSLNSVPIRQEILVLRREQRGCLPTYRLEKKVVTVGCTCATPVVQYQA; translated from the exons ATGGCTTTTGCCAGCTACGCTGCAATG CTCAGGTCACTGCTTTTGGTGCTGGTTCTAGCACTCACTGTAAGGAGCTTACCCCACGGGAGGGCAGTTCATCCTCGACTCAGCAAGGATGGTGGCTTTGAAAAGCTCAGTGAAGACTGCCTGAGTCAAAAGGACCTCAAATTCCCAACAACAGTGAAAGTTGACATTCGTATCAGCAATTCAGATCCTGTCTTTAGGATGGTCCATGACGTCAGGAACCGGTCACTTGCTCCTTGGGATTACAG GCTCGACGAGGACCCCAACCGCTTCCCCCAGGTGATTGCGGACGCCGAGTGCCGCCACTCCAGCTGCGTGAGCCCGCAGGGGCAGGAGGACCACAGCTTGAACTCCGTCCCCATCCGCCAGGAGATCCTCGTCCTCCGGCGGGAGCAGCGGGGCTGCCTGCCCACCTACCGCCTGGAGAAGAAGGTCGTCACCGTGGGCTGCACCTGTGCCACCCCGGTTGTCCAGTACCAGGCCTAG